GTAGCGCGCGAGCCGCTGGCACAGCGCCACGATCTCGACGTCCGTACGCGTGTACGGCTTCGGCAACCCCGAGCGGCGGCCCTCGAGCAGCTGGTACTCCTCGAGCTCCATGATGAACCGCACGTCGACGTCCGTCTCGCCGGCGAGCTCGTCCAGGGTGAGCCGCCGGTCTGCCTGCGCCAGCGCCCGGGCACGGCGGCGCCGCGTACCGGACGGCCGCGACGCCCCCTGCGTCAGCATGTCGCGGATCACCGCAAGCGGGAGGAACTCGTCGCGCTGCATGCGCAGGATCGCACGCAGCCGCTCGACGTCGTCCTGGCTGAACAGGCGGTAGCCGCCCGGCGTCCGCCGCGGCGAGATCAGCTTCTGGTCCTCGAGGAACCGGATCTTCGAGATCGAGATGTCGTCGAACTCCTCGCCCAGCATCCGGCAGACGGCGCCGATCGTCAGGTTCGCAGGGAGGGTGTCGGGTTCAGCTGCCACGTCAGTGCTCGATGAAGGCGAGTCGGTACTTGCCGATCTGCAGCTCGTCGCCGTCGCTCAGCCGCGCGTCCTCCACGCGCTCGCGGTTGACGTACGTGCCGTTCAGACTGCCCTGGTCGACGATGTG
This sequence is a window from Gaiellales bacterium. Protein-coding genes within it:
- a CDS encoding MerR family transcriptional regulator; protein product: MAAEPDTLPANLTIGAVCRMLGEEFDDISISKIRFLEDQKLISPRRTPGGYRLFSQDDVERLRAILRMQRDEFLPLAVIRDMLTQGASRPSGTRRRRARALAQADRRLTLDELAGETDVDVRFIMELEEYQLLEGRRSGLPKPYTRTDVEIVALCQRLARYGVAARHLKAFRSAVGREAGLLEQILAPSLRSSNLDRREAGLEELEALAELTSDLTHLLLVRDLRRAVR